A DNA window from Malus domestica chromosome 12, GDT2T_hap1 contains the following coding sequences:
- the LOC103450907 gene encoding E3 ubiquitin-protein ligase RFI2-like isoform X2 yields MGLGSDEEVGVEESDGVGGGGGCGGNSYGGSVSCSICLEVVADNGDRSRAKLQCGHEFHLDCIGSAFNVKGAMQCPNCRKIEKGQWLYSNGCRSLPELNMEDWTHDEDLYDLSYSEMSFGVHWCPFGSLARLPSSFEEGEFSPTSYHEILGQHAIFAEHTAVSSAAHPCPYIAYFGPIHPSSSNSSGTVSDASNFNHHWSGTSVPSEMPNSYAFPAMDLHYHSWEHHSPPSFSTTNNHIGGADQASIPSVTQRSARPSAEIARSGSFMHPFLVGHSNARTRDRVQALQAYYQQQQPSNSPTMRTPIVHGARRSSSQRGVAQVGPVASSSDQNGGFYIFPFGSSGRNYQEAESPLPSRFHPWERDHLPSFSMNQVDRDQGWPAFNQGGGGSDSAIRGSSFRQRHGSERSSSQNRL; encoded by the exons ATGGGGCTCGGAAGCGATGAAGAGGTTGGGGTTGAAGAAAGCGATGGTGTTGGCGGTGGCGGTGGTTGTGGAGGCAACTCGTACGGAGGTTCTGTTTCCTGCTCGATTTGCCTTGAAGTCGTCGCCGATAATGGGGATAGATCTCGGGCCAAGCTGCAATGCGGGCATGAATTTCATCTAG ATTGCATTGGTTCAGCCTTCAATGTAAAGGGGGCAATGCAATGCCCTAATTGTAGGAAAATCGAGAAAGGTCAATGGCTTTATTCTAATGGATGCCGTTCACTTCCGGAATTGAACATGGAAGACTGGACACATGATGAGGATCTCTATGATTTAAGTTATTCTGAAATG TCCTTTGGTGTGCACTGGTGTCCATTTGGTAGCTTAGCACGACTTCCTTCGTCATTTGA GGAAGGGGAGTTTTCACCAACCTCGT ATCACGAAATACTTGGACAGCATGCTATCTTCGCTGAGCATACAGCTGTATCATCTGCTGCCCATCCTTGCCCGTATATCGCTTACTTTGGACCAATTCACCCTTCATCCTCAAACTCCAGTGGAACTGTGTCAGATGCTTCCAACTTCAACCATCATTGGAGTGGCACATCTGTACCGAGTGAAATGCCCAACTCCTATGCTTTTCCTGCCATGGATCTCCATTATCACAGTTGGGAGCACCATTCCCCGCCTTCATTCTCTACAACCAACAATCATATTGGTGGCGCTGACCAGGCTTCAATTCCATCTGTTACTCAAAGATCTGCTAGGCCAAGCGCAGAAATAGCAAGATCGGGATCTTTTATGCATCCATTCCTTGTCGGTCACAG caaTGCACGGACCCGCGACAGAGTCCAAGCTCTTCAGGCATACTATCAACAGCAACAGCCTAGTAATTCACCAACCATGCGTACGCCCATAGTTCACGGAGCCCGAAGATCCAGCAGTCAAAGAGGGGTGGCTCAAGTAGGGCCAGTGGCTTCATCATCAGACCAAAATGGtggtttttatattttcccGTTCGGTTCATCAGGTCGTAACTACCAAGAAGCTGAAAGTCCGTTACCTAGTCGTTTTCATCCATGGGAAAGAGATCACTTGCCTTCATTCTCGATGAATCAGGTTGACCGAGATCAAGGTTGGCCTGCTTTTAACCAAGGTGGCGGTGGGTCAGACTCAGCGATCAGAGGGAGCAGCTTCCGGCAAAGACATGGGTCTGAGAGGTCATCTTCACAAAACCGGTTATAG
- the LOC103450907 gene encoding E3 ubiquitin-protein ligase RFI2-like isoform X1, with amino-acid sequence MGLGSDEEVGVEESDGVGGGGGCGGNSYGGSVSCSICLEVVADNGDRSRAKLQCGHEFHLDCIGSAFNVKGAMQCPNCRKIEKGQWLYSNGCRSLPELNMEDWTHDEDLYDLSYSEMSFGVHWCPFGSLARLPSSFEEGEFSPTSYHEILGQHAIFAEHTAVSSAAHPCPYIAYFGPIHPSSSNSSGTVSDASNFNHHWSGTSVPSEMPNSYAFPAMDLHYHSWEHHSPPSFSTTNNHIGGADQASIPSVTQRSARPSAEIARSGSFMHPFLVGHSSSARAGSSVTSSMIPPYPGSNARTRDRVQALQAYYQQQQPSNSPTMRTPIVHGARRSSSQRGVAQVGPVASSSDQNGGFYIFPFGSSGRNYQEAESPLPSRFHPWERDHLPSFSMNQVDRDQGWPAFNQGGGGSDSAIRGSSFRQRHGSERSSSQNRL; translated from the exons ATGGGGCTCGGAAGCGATGAAGAGGTTGGGGTTGAAGAAAGCGATGGTGTTGGCGGTGGCGGTGGTTGTGGAGGCAACTCGTACGGAGGTTCTGTTTCCTGCTCGATTTGCCTTGAAGTCGTCGCCGATAATGGGGATAGATCTCGGGCCAAGCTGCAATGCGGGCATGAATTTCATCTAG ATTGCATTGGTTCAGCCTTCAATGTAAAGGGGGCAATGCAATGCCCTAATTGTAGGAAAATCGAGAAAGGTCAATGGCTTTATTCTAATGGATGCCGTTCACTTCCGGAATTGAACATGGAAGACTGGACACATGATGAGGATCTCTATGATTTAAGTTATTCTGAAATG TCCTTTGGTGTGCACTGGTGTCCATTTGGTAGCTTAGCACGACTTCCTTCGTCATTTGA GGAAGGGGAGTTTTCACCAACCTCGT ATCACGAAATACTTGGACAGCATGCTATCTTCGCTGAGCATACAGCTGTATCATCTGCTGCCCATCCTTGCCCGTATATCGCTTACTTTGGACCAATTCACCCTTCATCCTCAAACTCCAGTGGAACTGTGTCAGATGCTTCCAACTTCAACCATCATTGGAGTGGCACATCTGTACCGAGTGAAATGCCCAACTCCTATGCTTTTCCTGCCATGGATCTCCATTATCACAGTTGGGAGCACCATTCCCCGCCTTCATTCTCTACAACCAACAATCATATTGGTGGCGCTGACCAGGCTTCAATTCCATCTGTTACTCAAAGATCTGCTAGGCCAAGCGCAGAAATAGCAAGATCGGGATCTTTTATGCATCCATTCCTTGTCGGTCACAG CTCTAGTGCTAGAGCTGGCAGCTCAGTGACATCGTCAATGATtcctccttatcctggcagcaaTGCACGGACCCGCGACAGAGTCCAAGCTCTTCAGGCATACTATCAACAGCAACAGCCTAGTAATTCACCAACCATGCGTACGCCCATAGTTCACGGAGCCCGAAGATCCAGCAGTCAAAGAGGGGTGGCTCAAGTAGGGCCAGTGGCTTCATCATCAGACCAAAATGGtggtttttatattttcccGTTCGGTTCATCAGGTCGTAACTACCAAGAAGCTGAAAGTCCGTTACCTAGTCGTTTTCATCCATGGGAAAGAGATCACTTGCCTTCATTCTCGATGAATCAGGTTGACCGAGATCAAGGTTGGCCTGCTTTTAACCAAGGTGGCGGTGGGTCAGACTCAGCGATCAGAGGGAGCAGCTTCCGGCAAAGACATGGGTCTGAGAGGTCATCTTCACAAAACCGGTTATAG